Proteins encoded within one genomic window of Borrelia parkeri:
- a CDS encoding S1C family serine protease, which translates to MHRKIFIIFMLIFSCNTIKDIDDKQIYYIPSKSINKHIEDNNFEIALSSYYNLRNNGFEMDQGILGLRDKALTGIQNEYIKFCKEGNYDKALFKLETLNLFGMMLAESREQLILKHLESVKRKDPMLASFFAKYYSLDNTFDSLQNFVINEKSPLRNVLLDTAVLTVWVDMGTKIVNGHRLPNIALGSAFVVDSLKGYALTNYHVISSQVDNNYNGVSNLYVRLPRGKGEKLPATVISYSKEMDLALIKVSFKLDHQFNLNYSSNINIGDRIYAMGSPMGFEKTITSGIISGQNRNLLSVGDSYQIDAAINQGNSGGPVVNESGELIGLTFAGILHSQGLNFVIPSKWVLKVLPFMYGGGILRNKWLGFTFSESLKDLEISYVVPNSPADIGGLRSGDSILSVDSLKFDSLRDLQYYILQKKSMVKIKYKRDNKEHESYLYPQDRPNNIIETIIEGDSFKNLMGAFLGLNLNLVSGREYRVAKVFSNGLGDELNFRDNDEIFVYASNYIKDKRVFVLLLYVKRLFSGYLGAPLQLVIPFDALVFV; encoded by the coding sequence ATGCATAGAAAAATTTTTATTATTTTTATGTTAATTTTTTCATGCAACACAATAAAAGACATAGATGACAAACAAATTTATTATATACCATCTAAAAGCATAAATAAACATATTGAAGATAATAATTTTGAGATTGCTCTTTCAAGTTATTATAATCTAAGAAATAATGGTTTTGAAATGGATCAAGGTATTCTAGGTTTAAGAGATAAAGCTTTAACCGGGATTCAAAATGAATATATTAAATTTTGTAAGGAAGGAAATTATGATAAAGCACTCTTTAAGCTTGAAACTTTAAATTTGTTTGGTATGATGCTTGCTGAGAGTAGAGAACAATTGATTTTAAAACATCTTGAGAGTGTGAAACGCAAGGACCCGATGCTTGCGAGTTTTTTTGCAAAATATTATTCATTGGATAATACTTTTGATTCTTTGCAAAATTTCGTTATTAATGAAAAATCTCCTCTGAGGAATGTTTTGCTTGATACGGCTGTTTTAACAGTTTGGGTGGATATGGGTACTAAAATTGTAAACGGTCATAGGCTGCCAAATATTGCCTTAGGCTCTGCTTTTGTTGTTGATAGTCTTAAAGGATATGCTTTGACCAATTATCATGTAATTAGTTCTCAGGTTGATAATAATTATAATGGGGTTTCCAATCTTTATGTAAGACTTCCAAGAGGCAAAGGTGAAAAACTCCCTGCAACAGTCATTTCTTATTCAAAGGAAATGGATCTTGCTTTAATTAAGGTATCTTTTAAATTAGATCATCAATTTAATTTAAATTATTCTTCGAATATTAATATTGGAGATAGAATTTATGCCATGGGTTCTCCTATGGGTTTTGAGAAAACTATTACATCAGGAATAATTTCTGGACAGAATAGAAATTTATTATCTGTTGGCGATTCTTATCAAATTGATGCTGCCATTAATCAGGGAAATTCCGGTGGACCTGTGGTAAATGAAAGTGGCGAGTTAATTGGACTTACATTTGCTGGAATTTTACATTCTCAAGGTCTTAATTTCGTTATACCTTCAAAATGGGTTTTAAAGGTTTTACCATTTATGTATGGAGGTGGTATTTTAAGAAATAAGTGGTTGGGATTTACTTTTTCTGAAAGTTTGAAAGATTTAGAGATATCATATGTAGTTCCTAATTCTCCTGCAGATATTGGTGGGTTAAGGAGTGGAGATTCTATTCTTAGTGTTGATTCTTTGAAATTTGATAGCTTAAGAGATCTTCAATATTATATTTTGCAAAAAAAATCTATGGTTAAAATTAAGTATAAAAGAGATAATAAAGAGCATGAGAGTTATTTGTATCCACAAGACCGGCCGAACAATATTATTGAGACTATTATAGAGGGTGATTCTTTTAAGAATTTGATGGGAGCTTTTTTGGGGTTAAATTTGAATTTAGTTTCTGGAAGGGAATATAGAGTTGCTAAGGTGTTTTCAAATGGTCTTGGTGATGAACTTAATTTTAGGGATAATGATGAAATTTTTGTTTATGCTTCTAATTATATTAAGGATAAGAGAGTGTTTGTTTTATTGCTTTATGTTAAAAGATTGTTTTCAGGATATTTAGGAGCTCCTTTGCAACTTGTTATTCCTTTTGATGCTCTTGTATTTGTGTAA
- a CDS encoding thymidine kinase, with translation MGFYLNLVSGDTKSKLDDIVSISHFDFKANLNLMLIIGPMGSGKTEYAAKIYKDSLIIKNKSSKVLDPITKGRRNRANIFFIRNILDKKRFKDYPKNVIPYRGGGSDRIDGVDFAGNSFDVGQLIDDNPEYGTFIIDETCFYDERLVFILNKIALDSNVLFILPTLLYNFRKEIFNNTAKLLIEYSDKICRLGAYCEHVNCMDESFLTYRYYFYKGEEIAAPYFDPLLIVGGDEIVESAIYPNYATRCSRHHYLVGREYFFTILKPFALLYTQGDKKLLEREIMDLSSNVRNSNFENSLLIESRGRCDISVLENLLGLPFLAERALITLSLECNILSKGDLKELIDKFSLSKDYIQKVIVSKEYQWIF, from the coding sequence ATGGGCTTTTATTTGAATTTAGTTAGTGGAGATACTAAATCCAAACTAGATGATATTGTGTCTATTAGTCATTTTGATTTTAAAGCTAATTTAAATTTAATGCTTATTATTGGTCCTATGGGTAGTGGTAAGACAGAATATGCTGCTAAGATTTATAAAGATTCTCTTATTATTAAGAATAAATCTTCTAAAGTGTTAGATCCCATTACCAAGGGGCGTAGAAACAGAGCCAATATATTTTTTATTAGAAATATTCTTGATAAGAAAAGGTTTAAAGATTATCCTAAAAATGTTATTCCTTATAGAGGCGGTGGAAGTGATAGGATTGATGGGGTTGATTTTGCAGGTAATTCTTTTGATGTAGGCCAATTAATAGACGATAATCCTGAATATGGAACCTTTATTATTGATGAAACTTGTTTTTACGATGAACGTTTGGTTTTTATTTTAAATAAAATCGCATTAGATTCGAATGTATTATTTATACTTCCTACTTTACTTTATAATTTTAGGAAAGAGATATTTAATAATACTGCTAAACTCTTAATAGAATATTCAGATAAGATTTGTCGTCTTGGTGCTTATTGTGAGCATGTTAATTGTATGGATGAATCTTTTTTAACATACAGATATTATTTTTATAAAGGAGAGGAAATAGCTGCACCTTATTTTGATCCTTTGTTAATTGTTGGTGGTGATGAGATTGTTGAGTCTGCTATTTATCCAAATTATGCTACAAGATGTTCTAGGCATCATTATCTTGTTGGTAGGGAGTATTTTTTTACCATTCTTAAACCTTTTGCATTGTTGTATACGCAAGGTGATAAAAAATTGCTTGAGAGAGAAATAATGGATTTGAGCAGTAATGTGAGGAATTCAAATTTTGAAAATTCTCTTTTGATTGAATCTAGAGGAAGATGTGACATTTCAGTTTTAGAAAATTTGTTAGGATTGCCTTTTTTAGCAGAAAGAGCTTTAATTACACTGTCATTGGAATGTAATATTCTTAGTAAGGGAGATCTTAAAGAGCTTATTGATAAATTTTCTCTTAGTAAGGATTATATTCAAAAAGTAATTGTTTCAAAAGAGTATCAATGGATTTTTTAG
- the tmk gene encoding dTMP kinase: MNKILKNFYCIEGIDGSGKTSIIQKLQKLCNNKLKYYFTKEPSQGVIGEFIRQQLTNFKNPLRKVSLAYLYVADRYEHLYNTKNGIIEILNKGNTKVITDRYLFSSIAYQGELGYKLNKEFPLPEKLFFIKTDPSIAYKRIQENRIQADLFEFEAAKFKEINSRYIEMLKIFDDLIDIVYIENSNEKDLETNTRKIFDLIKF, translated from the coding sequence GTGAATAAGATCCTAAAAAATTTCTATTGCATAGAAGGAATCGATGGAAGTGGAAAAACAAGTATAATTCAAAAACTACAAAAACTATGTAATAACAAACTGAAGTATTATTTTACAAAAGAACCATCACAAGGAGTCATTGGAGAATTTATAAGACAGCAACTAACTAATTTTAAAAATCCCTTAAGAAAGGTATCACTAGCATACTTGTATGTAGCAGACAGATATGAACATTTATACAACACAAAGAATGGAATAATAGAAATATTAAATAAAGGTAATACAAAAGTAATAACCGACAGATATTTATTCTCATCTATAGCATATCAAGGAGAATTGGGATATAAACTAAACAAAGAATTCCCACTTCCTGAAAAACTTTTCTTCATAAAAACGGATCCCAGTATTGCATACAAACGCATTCAAGAAAACAGAATACAAGCTGATCTCTTCGAGTTTGAAGCAGCAAAATTCAAAGAAATCAACTCTAGATATATAGAAATGCTCAAAATTTTTGACGACCTAATTGATATTGTATACATTGAAAACTCAAATGAAAAAGACTTAGAAACAAATACAAGAAAAATTTTTGATTTAATAAAATTTTAA